The genomic interval TGTTTTAACTCTAATATTTCGTACGTTGTCAGCCCATTGAAGACTGTAGAGAATGAAACTCTAGGTAAACAAATAAATCTGTACAGAAAGTTCTTACCATATCCACTTGCTTTATATGCCTGTACTCCACTTCATCTCTATACCCAGCTGTTTGAAACCTGTACAAGTTTTCAATTTCATCTGACCACTGCTTTGCACGAGTCATTGCTTTTGGTTTAACTTCAGAGCTGATGGCAGCAGTTTCTGCATCAGACATTGTACTTAGAAGTTCTGGCTGTATTCAGTTATGTCAAATTGCTGTCTAAAGAGAAAAGCAAGAACATGTTGAAAGAAAAACTTCTTTGTTGCATCAGTTGTTGATATATacttaatttaaagaggctctgtcaccacattataagtgccctatctcctacataaggagatcggcgctgtaatgtaggtgacagcagtggtttttatttagaaaaacgatctattcttacccctttatgagcgatttttagctttattctaattagtttcttaatgcccaagtgggcgtgtttttactttagaccaagtgggcgttgtacagaggagtgtatgacgctgaccaatcagcgtcatacacttctctccattcatttaaactgcactagcgatatagctatatcgttatgtgcagctacatacacacactataacattactgcagtgtcctgataataaatatacatcacctccagccaggacgtgatgtgtattcagaatcctgtcacttttgtagcgtctctgtgagatttacagcaaggcaagcgtaatctcgcgagattacgtttgccttgctgaaaatctcacagaaaagattcagacgtgtcaggattctgaatacacatcacgtcctggctggaggtaatgtatattcattatcaggacactgcagtaatgttatagtgtgtgtatgtagctgcacataacgatatagctatatcactagtgcagtgtaaatgaatggagaggagtgcctgacgctgattggtcagcgtcatacactcctctgtacaacgcccacttggtctaaagtaaaaacacgcccacttgggcattaaggaactaattaacataaagctaaaaatcgctcataaagtggtaaaaatagattgtttttctaaataaaaagcactgctgacacctacattatagcgcctatctccttatgtaggagatagggcacttataatgtggtgacagagcctctttaa from Rhinoderma darwinii isolate aRhiDar2 chromosome 3, aRhiDar2.hap1, whole genome shotgun sequence carries:
- the MEIG1 gene encoding meiosis expressed gene 1 protein homolog, whose product is MSDAETAAISSEVKPKAMTRAKQWSDEIENLYRFQTAGYRDEVEYRHIKQVDMVDRWPDTGFVKKLQRKDNTFYYYNKSRECEDKEVHKVKVYAY